From the Deinococcus sonorensis KR-87 genome, the window TCACCCGCAAGATGTACGTCTGCATCACCTACAACGGCACCGTCAGCAGCAGCGGCCCCTATGGCGCCTACCTGATCAGCGGCACCTCCAGCGAGGTGGACGCGCTGTTCCGCCGCTATGGCAATACCGCTGCCCTGTACGCCGTGCTGGGCAACGCCAACGCCTGCACCCTGAGCCACAGCTGAGCGGCCCCGGCCCGCAAGCCGTATGCTGCGGGCCATGACCCGTCCACCCGCCCAGTTTCTGGAACTCGCGGACCTGCTGTTCTACGTGTCGCAGGTGCTGGAGCGCGGCATTCCCGGCGCCGTGTGGGTGCGGTGCGAACTCAGCAGTGTCACCGACCGCCGCCACCTGTACCTGGACGTAACCCAGCAGGGTGAGGACGGCCAGGAGGTGGCCAAAGCGCGCGCCACCCTGTGGGCGCGCGAACGCTTTTCGCTGGAGGGCAAGTTCCGCCGCGCCACCGGCAGCCGCCTCACGGCCGGCATGAAGGTGCTGCTGTACGTGACAGCTGAGTTTCATCCGCAGTACGGCTTCTCGCTGCATATCCTCGACATCGCGCCGGAGTACACGGTGGGCGACGCCAGCCTGAAGCTCGATCAGATCCGGCGCACCCTGGAGCAGGAAGGGCTGCTGGAACGCAACCGCCGGCGGCCCGCGCCCACCGATTACACACGGGTCGCGGTGGTGGCGCCGCTGCGCGCCGCCGGCCTGGGTGACTTCCAGCGCGAGGCCGACCGGCTGATGCAGGCCGGAGTGGTGCACTTCAGCTACGTGTTCGCCACCTTCCAGGGCCGCGAGGCCCCGCGCAGCCTGCTCACCGCGCTTTCGGAGGTGCAGCTGCTGCACGCCGCCGACCCCTTTGACGCCGTGTGCATCATCCGGGGGGGCGGGGCCAGCGCCGATCTGGCGTGGCTCAACGATCTGGAGCTGGCCCGGGCGGTGGCCCGCCTGCCGTTGCCGGTGA encodes:
- the xseA gene encoding exodeoxyribonuclease VII large subunit, with the protein product MTRPPAQFLELADLLFYVSQVLERGIPGAVWVRCELSSVTDRRHLYLDVTQQGEDGQEVAKARATLWARERFSLEGKFRRATGSRLTAGMKVLLYVTAEFHPQYGFSLHILDIAPEYTVGDASLKLDQIRRTLEQEGLLERNRRRPAPTDYTRVAVVAPLRAAGLGDFQREADRLMQAGVVHFSYVFATFQGREAPRSLLTALSEVQLLHAADPFDAVCIIRGGGASADLAWLNDLELARAVARLPLPVITGIGHRQDDTILDELACIRTDTPSKAAALILSTVMAGAAQAEADLRTIQAAGRATMQAADSAATARFSRLHQAARQRLDTQAAALDATMSAVLGLSPRRTLERGYALVRNGRGEVITRAAQLPRGERLLLEFADGRVAAQQTDPPA